The genomic interval CATCCTGAATGCGACCCGAGTGTCGTAGAACTTGCTGATTTTGTTGGCTCGACAAGTCAAATCATTGCTTATGTGCAAAATTTGCCTTTAGAGCAAAAAGTGGCAGTAGGCACAGAATTTAATCTTGTCAATCGTTTGCGTCCTAAATATAATGGCAAACAAACAACCTTTGTCCTTAGCTCAAGTAAGCCTCAATGTCCCACAATGAATGAAACAACTCTTGAAGATGTGCGTGATGTGCTTCTTGCTTTTGAAGATAATAAGCCTATTAATGAAGTGTTTTTGGATAATGAGATTCAAAAATGGGCAAAAATCGCCCTTGATAGAATGCTTGAACTCTCTTAAAAGATAAAAGTAATTTTACCTTTTGTAACACTTTCTTAAATTTACAAAAAAAAAAAAACGCTATTTAAGTTATAAGATTAAAAAAATTTTTTAGAATTTAGCCGTTATGCTTTGATACAAAGAAGTATAACTTCATATTTTATGCTTTAAAAGGAGGGAATTATGTATAAATTCCACAATTTCATTTTTAGATTCCTAACTCTTTATGTAGGCATCTTTAGTGTAAGTCAAGTTTTTGCTTTAAGCTGTGAGGAAACATTGTGTAAGTCATTGCGTGTAGGTGTGGGCATACCACTTTATCAAACATTTGTTGCTAAAGACGCTCATATAGGAAATTCTGGAGGTTATTTTGCCCTAAGCGGAAGATTAGTTGGATATAGAATCTTAGCTGAAGCTAATGGACAAGTTGGCATAGGAAGGGCAGAAGCAAAAGAATCATATTTTGCAAATAAAGACTATAAGGGCAAAACGACTTCTAGCACACTTGCAGGTGATATAAAGCTTGGCGTGAATGTCTCTAGCGTATCGGTGCCTATTTTTATCACAGGGGTGTATGGTTTTGAAAATTTCTCTCTCTACACAGGCGGTATTTTCTCAAATTACAAAAAAGACGATAAAAAGGTTTGGCAATGTCTTGGCATTATGCAGGTGCAGAGATAAATGGCTCAACAACTTTGCAGTCCTCATCAAAGATAGAATATTTGCTTGGATATTACTATATTATCAACCAAAAGAGTAATTATAGATTTAGAGACGTGGGTGTGATTTCAGATTTTACAGGCACAAACTATATGATTAAGGCAAGTTTGGCGTATGTGTCTAATTTTAATCAAAGTATGGGCTATTATGTCAGAGGTATTTACAAATATCAAAATTTTGCTGCTTCGGAGATGTCAAATAACCTTAATTATCCTGCTACGCAAAATTTTCAAGTTTTAGCAGAAGTTGGACTTGAATTTTAGGATAAACTTATAAAAAATCATTTAGCAAACTTTTAGGCGAGATTTGCGCTTCATCTATGGGTGTAAAATCTCCCCTTTTATAATGCTCTATGGCACACACGCCAATCATTGCTGCATTATCAGCACAAAAAGCAAGGTCAGCGAGATGAAGCTGTTTATTATACTCCTCACAAAGCTCATTTAGGGTGGTGCGTAGGTATGTATTTGCGCTTGCTCCTCCTACAATAGCAAAATGTTCTAAATCTTGTGCCTGCGCGCTTTGAAAATATAATCTTACTTTGCGCACGATATGTTCACACGCGCTTTGTTGGAATCCTGCACAGATACTTCCTCTATCTTTGAGGCTAAGAGGTTGGGGTAGAGCTTGAATGGCAAGTCTTACGGCATTTTTTAAACCCGAAAAGCTAAATTGTAGTTTTTGATTATGCAAAAGTGGCACAGGAAAACTATGAGGCGCAATATGTGGAAAGTCGCGCATAAAAGTTGTAGCATAAGATTCTATAACAGGACCACCCGGATAACCTAATCCCAAATATTTAGCTACTTTATCAAAGCTTTCCCCAAAGCTATCATCAAGGCTTTGAGCGATAAGGCTTATGGCATTAAAATCGCGCATATGGAGAATCTGTGTATGCCCGCCAGATACAAGCAAAATGCCAAGAGGTTGGGGTAGAGAGGTGTTTTTAGGGAGAATGGCTTGCATATCTGAAGTGGCTTTATGAATCAAAAGCGAATAAATATGTCCCTTAAGGTGATTAACACAAATAAGCGGCACTTGCAAACCAAGACAAAGTGCCTTTGCCATCATCAAACCTTCAATGAGTGTTACACTTAGTCCCGGACGCGTGGTTACCGCGACTGCTTTAATAGGAGATAAATCGTTATTGAGAAATGCTTTGAGCTTTTTTAGAATCTCTGGAAGTCTTTGAGCGTGAAGTCTTGAAGCAATTTCTGGCACAATCCCACCATAAGTGCTATGTTCTTCATCTTGAGAAAGTTTGATATGATAAAGAAGCGAAGCATCATTAATGCTCATTAGGGCAAGTGAGCTATCATCGCAGCTTGATTCTATGCTTAAGATCATAAGCAAATTCCTTAAAAATTCCAAAGTATGCTAAGATTATACATAAGAAGTTTAAAGGATTATCTATGAAAAAAATCAAATATAGACTTAAGGCGGAATGGGAGGAACAAATAGCTATATTAATGGCTTTTCCGCACAAAAATAGCGATTGGGCAATACATATTGAGGTAGCTCGAGAATGTTTTGTGCGTATTATAGAGCAGATTCTATATTTTGAATCAGTAATACTTTGTGTGGATATTAATGATGATGAGGGAATGGCATTATTGCACACACATTTTAAAAAACATATTACATTTGCCCAAAATGAGACATTTAAATCGTATAATCAACAATATGGGCTTCATATTGTTCGTGTGCCCACAAATGATACTTGGGCGAGGGATTTTGGAGGTATTAGCGTGGAAGCAGAGGGGGGCATAGCCCTATTTGATTTTGTCTTTAATGGTTGGGGGCTAAAATATCCTGCAAATTATGACAATCAAATTACGCAAAATATTGTTTGTGAAGCTTTCAAAAATACTCATTTATCGCCACTTGTAAAAAGAATTTTTTCATCTTATCGTCCCATAAAAACTGATATGATTCTTGAGGGTGGCAGTATAGAAAGCAATGGGGCAGGGGTATTGCTTACTAATACACAATGTCTCCTTGAAAAAAATCGCAATTCTCATCTTAGCCAAGATGAAATAGAATCTAAGCTTAAAGAGTATTTTGGATTAGATTCTGTATTGTGGCTTACACAAGGCTATCTTGCAGGAGATGATACAGATAGTCATATTGATACACTAGCGCGTTTTATTAGTGAGGATACGATTGCTTACATCACTTGTGATGATAAGCAAGATGAGCATTTTGAATCTCTTAAGAGTATGGAGGCGGAGCTACGCGCTTTAAAACAATCTAATGGAGAGCCATATAAGCTTATTCCTCTGCCTTTTACTCAAGCTATTTATGATGAACAAGGACAACGGCTACCTGCGAGCTATGCAAATTTCCTTTTTGTCAATGGAGGTTTGCTTGTGCCAACTTATGGGGATAAAAATGATAAAAAGGCACTTGAGATTCTCTCTCTCGCATTGCCTACACGCAGGGTAGTGGGTGTGGATTGTCGCTCATTGATTTTATGGCACGGCAGTTTACATTGCGTGAGTATGCAGGTATATGATACATTATAAGTAAATGCAAAACTATTTTATATTCGCCAATAACAACTTTCTACCAAGATATTCTTATTAAATAACTCAGATTCTAGATTCTATTAAGGGTTAAATTTCTAAAAATGCTTAATATTCTCTTGTGTTTACATTTTGTTTTATAAGTACGCCTTGAGAGAGGGCATTTGCAATTCTTCATAAAGCTCTTGTGCTTTTTCTCCGCCACAAAGTTCTTTTACGATAGTAAGGGCAAATACATTTGCTGTAGCAGGACCAACTGAAGTGATAATATTACCATTTTTTACTACCGCTTCCGCATTTCTATTTTTGCCTTGCATATTGATTTGATTTTCGCAACCAGGATAACAAGTAAATTCACCCTCAAGCACCCCCGCCTTATCAAGCACGATAGGGGAGGCACAAATTGCAGCTATGAGCTTTTGTTCTTGCTTAAAGGTCGTGAGCCATAGCTTAATGAGTTCATTGTTGGCAAGATTTTGCATTCCATTATAACCTCCTGCGAGGACAATAGCATTGAAATGTTCCATTTCAAGCTCGGGCAAGGCAGAATCCGCTTCGATTACAATATGATGTGCTCCCAAAACGCGTTTATGAGAATCAAGACTAGCGACTACCACCCGCACACCTGCGCGTCTTAAAATATCTGCCACAGATACTAACTCAATTTCTTCAAATCCTCTTGCAATAGGAAGTAAAACATTCTTCATCAATTCTCCTTTCTCCTTTTGAAAATTCAATTTTACTATAATTAATGAATTTTTATGGTAAAAATTTTCTTTTTTAGCTTGTTGTATGGAGAGTGGATTGAGATAAAAAAGTTTGAAAAGTATAGTTTTCATAACTAATTCAAACACAAACCTTGTAATCTTGACTTGAGAGATACAAAATCGTATAATCCTGTAATTTTGATATTTACTCGGGCAAAGGCACAAGAATAAGGAAAATGACAAACAAATGAAATATCCGCTTAATTATAAAAATGAATTTTCTTCTAGTTTGCTTTTTTGGATTACGAGATTTATACGTTATAAGCTTACAACACTATCTAACCATCAAGTAAATGATAAATCAAGCATTCTTCAGGCAATAAATACATTAAGTAATGATAAAATAAGTAATATAGATGAATTAGAAAATATCTGTAAAAAAGCGAGAAAAGCGGGTATGATAGGGATTAATACTTACTCTACCCCGCTACTCAAACTTTACGCTTTCCTTACGCAAAGCTCTATTGATACAATGGAGGATATTGATGAGGAAGTATTAAGCGATTTTTTAAGTGTGGAGACAAGTGCTCTTTCTAACGCAAGTAAAAAAAACTATCGCATTGCTCTCATTGGTTTTTTTGGTTATATTGATAAGCAAAATGAGAGTGATGGTGCATCTTATGTATATGATATTACACTCAAAATCAGCTCATTACAAGGCAAAAGTGGACAAAAACTCCCCTCATTTTTAAATCAAAAAGAATTAGAACAATTCTTGCGCGCTATTGATGAATCTCAACTTGGGGAAAAAGTCGCTGCGCGTAACAAACTTATTATCAAACTCATTGTTTATACAGGCATACGCGTAAGTGAAGCTCTTAATCTCCGCTGTAAAGATATTTTACCAGCTAAAGACTGCTATCTTATAAGTATTCGCGGTAAAGGCAACAAGCCGCGTGTAGTAATGATACGACAATCCCATATTCAGAATCTTCTTAATACCTGGCTTACGCAACGTTTGGGTTTTTCTCCAATGCACGATTTACTCTTTTGTAATGCCAAGGGAAAAGCCCTCACGCAGAGCTATATTTATAAAAATGTGGAGAATATTTTAACTCAAGCAGGGATTCGTAAAGAAAAAAATGGCGCACATATGCTACGGCACTCTTTTGCTACCCTGCTCTATCAGCAAAAACACGATTTAGTAATGGTGCAAGAAGCACTTGGACATTCGGATTTAAATACAAGTCGTATTTATACGCATTTTGATATGGAACGTTTGCAAGAAGTTGTCAGTGTAATGGATAATATATCCAATAAAACTCATTCTACTTAAAGGGGCATTATGAACTCTCCTTTATATCTTACTCCAAAAGCCAGTAATCTTGCAATGTGTCTCATAAGCGTATGTGCTTTAATTTTATGGCTTTATGAACCAAAATTATATAGCGATGTATTTCGTTTTATGCTTTTTCCTCTTGGGTTAGTATGGCTTTTGCAAAAACGATATATACTCTTAAAATATTTTATAGTAATTACGGCTGTTATTTTGGGTATTGCATTTGTTTGTAAATATACCTTTTTTTATATGGCAAATTATTTTATGGATAATGTATGGGTAGAAAACATTGCCCACATTGCAAAGCGTCCAATTAATGGTGAGTTTAAAGGTTTTCCTAGTGGGCATACGACAGCGGCGTTTATTGCTGCAGCATTTGCGTGGCAATATATGAGCAAAAAATGGGGTATATTTTTTATATTTTTAGCATTTATGGTAGGTTATGCTCGTATTATCAGTTTATGGCACACGCCAATTCAAGTATGTGCAGGTGCATTACTTGGCTTTGTAGGGAGTTTAGTGTTTATAAGTTTTATTAATAAAAAGCCTAAAGTGCAGCATTGACAAACATAATGAAAAAGATTATAATCCACGCCCTGTTAGATAAAATCTATACAGAATCTGCGGGGCTGATTGGCTTTCGACAGGAGCAAAGAGACTTAAGTGCATGTGAGCTGGTAAGCTCTAAAACTACCACAAATAAATAAACGCAAACAACGCAAATTACGCTCCAGCTTACGCAAAAGTCGCGTAAGTTTATCACACTTTTGGAGTCGGCTTAAGAACTTCTAATCTAGCTAGAATCTTTCAAGCTGTAATCTTTGCTAGATGCTCTTTTTGTCATACCTTAGCAAAAAGAAAAGAATAAGGTTGCTTGTGGGATTTATCTTGGGGTGTTGGATAACCACGAAAAGAAAACAATACCTACTAAACATGTAGATTCTTAAGAAGCTCAAGCTTTTGGACTGGGGTTCAACTCCCCACAGCTCCACCATAACTTCCCTATTTTATATTAAGATTTAATGAATCTGTGCTGCTTTGCGGATTCTATATGCTTTTGAACGACAAGCACTTGAGCAAGTTTTTGCACTTTTACTTCCAATAAATGGCTTATGGCATACTTGACAATCTTTTTTTGCTTTATCAAGGCTTTTAAGTAATGATACAACCTCACTATGAGAAAGTGAATGCTTACAATAAGGACATTCCATAAAAACTCCTTTAAGTGAAAATATTTAGATTCTATCACATTTTATAAAACGTGTTGCTACATTTTATAAAATGTGATACACTTCACACTTTATTTTTATATAAAGGTTTTTTTATGATACTTTCTTCTTTTAAAGGTTCACCTATTTTAAGTTTTACTTTTGCATCAATTTGCAGTAGCATACTTTTTGCCGATGAAACACTTTCTTCCACAAAACTTTCTCCCCTTATTTCAGCAGCTCACCCTATCAGCAATGCTAATATAAGCGTTATAGATGATACCTTTCTTACCCATACGCAAGCAAATAATCTCCGAGATATCTTTGCCAAAGACGCCGAGATACAAGTTGGCGGTGGTGCACAAATTGCACAAAAACTCTACGTGAGAGGCTTTGAAGATAGAATGTTTCGTGTGAGGCTTGATGGAATCACGCAAGGAGGAAATCTCTTTCATCACCAAGGCAACCTTCTTATTGACCCATTTTTAATTAAAAGCATAGAGATAGAAAAAGGTTTAGCAAAACCAGAAGATGGTGCAGGTGCACTTGCAGGGGGGATTAATATCATAACAAAAAATGCGTTTGATATGCTCTTACCAAATCGCAGTTATGGGGCACATTTTGTATTAGGAGGACAAAGCAATAAAGGTATAGACACCGCTCTTGCTACATACGGGAAAATTACAGAGAATATAGGTTTGCTCGCAAGCTATAGCTTTGATGATGTGCCTTATTATCGTGCAGGAAATGGAGACAAGGTCTCCTCCTCTAAAACGCGCTCGCATAATGCACTTTTTAAATTAAGTTTTCTTCCTAATGCAAATCATTCGCTTAACCTTAACTATCATTTTAATAATGTAAATGCCATAGCTCCCTATGGTGCTAATGTTTTGCTTAGCCAAGATCCAAAACTTTATGATAATACCCTCTTTTCTCACGCCATAAGCACACAATACGCTTATGTGCCAACTGATAATTTTACTTTATTGTGGAATACTTTTTATTCATATAAGAATCTTACACTTTCACCTATTGGAGCAGTATCTAGCACTGATCACGAAAAAGCACACGATTTAAGTTTGCATCATCTTGGAAGCGATATAATGTTGAAACACTACTTTAGCCCTGTGCGTCATTATATAAAATATGGTTTAAACTATCAGCTTATCACTACCAAAGAACACAATCTTGATGGACACGATAGAGATGATAATAATCAAGGACACGAATTAGGTGCTATTTATGGCGGATTTATTGGAGCAAATTTTAACTTTTTAGAATCTCTAAGCCTTGATGTAGGTTCGCGCTATGATGTCTTCACTTATCGTGATAAAGTTAATACAAGGCATAATACTCAAGGATTTAGCCCTTATATCTCGCTTCTTTATGCTCCAACAAATGAACTTAGCTTTAAAATCACACAAAATTATAATACACGTGGAGCTATGCCTCTTGATGCTTCATTGCTCTCAAATCCTCACGTAAAAATTACTCCATTAAAAGCAGAAGGAATGTATAACACAGAGCTTAATATGGATTATGATAATAGCCTCTTTAGTGTGCATATAAGTCTCTATCATCAATATTTAAAAAACTTTATCAATAGCTATGTCAATTCAGGTAGCCATACAAATGGTGCTACTCATGCTCACGGTGATTCTTTTCGTGAGAATATGGCTAGCGCTATACGAATAATTGGCTATGAAGCGAGTATGGGGCTAGATTTTAGTTTTATTGATGTGCATATGGGTATTGCTCAAAGCTTTCCTACATATAGGCAAAAACTCATTACTGATACTTTTGAGCTTGCTGCCGTAAGTGGGAGAAGTTATTTTTTGAGTGCGGGAATCCGCCCTTTTGACTTTCTACCGCAATTTCGTATTTTATGGCTTAGTCGTTTTGTAGAGGGAATAAATTATCAAGGTTACAATATGTATTATAATGATACCGAATCTGTAACTAAAAAAGGCTATAACACGCATAATCTTTATTTAACCTATGATGTGAAGTCTTATTTGAGTGTGCGTTTAGCATTTTTAAATCTTACAAATCAAACTTACATAAACCCTATGAGTCCGCTTAAGGAACTCTTTTCAAAAGGAGAAGGCACA from Helicobacter hepaticus ATCC 51449 carries:
- a CDS encoding DJ-1 family glyoxalase III, with amino-acid sequence MMKNVLLPIARGFEEIELVSVADILRRAGVRVVVASLDSHKRVLGAHHIVIEADSALPELEMEHFNAIVLAGGYNGMQNLANNELIKLWLTTFKQEQKLIAAICASPIVLDKAGVLEGEFTCYPGCENQINMQGKNRNAEAVVKNGNIITSVGPATANVFALTIVKELCGGEKAQELYEELQMPSLKAYL
- the tsaD gene encoding tRNA (adenosine(37)-N6)-threonylcarbamoyltransferase complex transferase subunit TsaD; this translates as MILSIESSCDDSSLALMSINDASLLYHIKLSQDEEHSTYGGIVPEIASRLHAQRLPEILKKLKAFLNNDLSPIKAVAVTTRPGLSVTLIEGLMMAKALCLGLQVPLICVNHLKGHIYSLLIHKATSDMQAILPKNTSLPQPLGILLVSGGHTQILHMRDFNAISLIAQSLDDSFGESFDKVAKYLGLGYPGGPVIESYATTFMRDFPHIAPHSFPVPLLHNQKLQFSFSGLKNAVRLAIQALPQPLSLKDRGSICAGFQQSACEHIVRKVRLYFQSAQAQDLEHFAIVGGASANTYLRTTLNELCEEYNKQLHLADLAFCADNAAMIGVCAIEHYKRGDFTPIDEAQISPKSLLNDFL
- a CDS encoding TonB-dependent receptor plug domain-containing protein, which produces MILSSFKGSPILSFTFASICSSILFADETLSSTKLSPLISAAHPISNANISVIDDTFLTHTQANNLRDIFAKDAEIQVGGGAQIAQKLYVRGFEDRMFRVRLDGITQGGNLFHHQGNLLIDPFLIKSIEIEKGLAKPEDGAGALAGGINIITKNAFDMLLPNRSYGAHFVLGGQSNKGIDTALATYGKITENIGLLASYSFDDVPYYRAGNGDKVSSSKTRSHNALFKLSFLPNANHSLNLNYHFNNVNAIAPYGANVLLSQDPKLYDNTLFSHAISTQYAYVPTDNFTLLWNTFYSYKNLTLSPIGAVSSTDHEKAHDLSLHHLGSDIMLKHYFSPVRHYIKYGLNYQLITTKEHNLDGHDRDDNNQGHELGAIYGGFIGANFNFLESLSLDVGSRYDVFTYRDKVNTRHNTQGFSPYISLLYAPTNELSFKITQNYNTRGAMPLDASLLSNPHVKITPLKAEGMYNTELNMDYDNSLFSVHISLYHQYLKNFINSYVNSGSHTNGATHAHGDSFRENMASAIRIIGYEASMGLDFSFIDVHMGIAQSFPTYRQKLITDTFELAAVSGRSYFLSAGIRPFDFLPQFRILWLSRFVEGINYQGYNMYYNDTESVTKKGYNTHNLYLTYDVKSYLSVRLAFLNLTNQTYINPMSPLKELFSKGEGTPLYEPGFSTKAQIALSF
- a CDS encoding phosphatase PAP2 family protein; this translates as MNSPLYLTPKASNLAMCLISVCALILWLYEPKLYSDVFRFMLFPLGLVWLLQKRYILLKYFIVITAVILGIAFVCKYTFFYMANYFMDNVWVENIAHIAKRPINGEFKGFPSGHTTAAFIAAAFAWQYMSKKWGIFFIFLAFMVGYARIISLWHTPIQVCAGALLGFVGSLVFISFINKKPKVQH
- a CDS encoding agmatine deiminase family protein, with amino-acid sequence MKKIKYRLKAEWEEQIAILMAFPHKNSDWAIHIEVARECFVRIIEQILYFESVILCVDINDDEGMALLHTHFKKHITFAQNETFKSYNQQYGLHIVRVPTNDTWARDFGGISVEAEGGIALFDFVFNGWGLKYPANYDNQITQNIVCEAFKNTHLSPLVKRIFSSYRPIKTDMILEGGSIESNGAGVLLTNTQCLLEKNRNSHLSQDEIESKLKEYFGLDSVLWLTQGYLAGDDTDSHIDTLARFISEDTIAYITCDDKQDEHFESLKSMEAELRALKQSNGEPYKLIPLPFTQAIYDEQGQRLPASYANFLFVNGGLLVPTYGDKNDKKALEILSLALPTRRVVGVDCRSLILWHGSLHCVSMQVYDTL
- a CDS encoding tyrosine-type recombinase/integrase, yielding MKYPLNYKNEFSSSLLFWITRFIRYKLTTLSNHQVNDKSSILQAINTLSNDKISNIDELENICKKARKAGMIGINTYSTPLLKLYAFLTQSSIDTMEDIDEEVLSDFLSVETSALSNASKKNYRIALIGFFGYIDKQNESDGASYVYDITLKISSLQGKSGQKLPSFLNQKELEQFLRAIDESQLGEKVAARNKLIIKLIVYTGIRVSEALNLRCKDILPAKDCYLISIRGKGNKPRVVMIRQSHIQNLLNTWLTQRLGFSPMHDLLFCNAKGKALTQSYIYKNVENILTQAGIRKEKNGAHMLRHSFATLLYQQKHDLVMVQEALGHSDLNTSRIYTHFDMERLQEVVSVMDNISNKTHST